The Tenrec ecaudatus isolate mTenEca1 chromosome 6, mTenEca1.hap1, whole genome shotgun sequence genome has a window encoding:
- the LOC142451035 gene encoding thiol S-methyltransferase TMT1A-like, producing the protein MELAVFLLRLLVGILAFPVYLLHFLGFWSNICKKLFPPSMVVFSAIYNHQTSSKKREHFTNLQKFAGPSGKLSLLELGCGTGANFKFYPPGCRVTCVDPNPNFEKFLIKSVAESRHLQFERFVVAPGEDMHQVADGSVDVVVTTTVLCSVKDQEQVIKEVRRVLRPGGAFCFWEHVIAKPSTWTYFWQQVFHPLWFLLFGGCNLTRESWKTIEQAGFSQLQLQHVQTSPILGLVRPHIIGYAVK; encoded by the exons ATGGAGCTTGCCGTCTTCCTTCTCAGGCTGCTTGTGGGCATCCTGGCATTCCCCGTGTACCTGCTGCACTTCCTGGGCTTCTGGAGTAATATCTGCAAAAAATTATTCCCCCCCTCAATGGTGGTTTTCTCTGCGATATACAACCATCAGACATCGAGCAAGAAGCGGGAGCATTTCACCAACCTGCAGAAGTTTGCCGGCCCCTCTGGGAAGCTCTCCCTGCTGGAACTGGGTTGTGGCACGGGGGCCAACTTCAAGTTCTACCCACCCGGATGCAGGGTGACCTGTgtggaccccaatcccaactttgAGAAGTTCTTGATCAAAAGCGTCGCTGAGAGCCGTCACCTGCAGTTCGAGCGCTTCGTGGTGGCTCCTGGGGAGGACATGCACCAGGTGGCAGATGGCTCTGTGGATGTGGTCGTCACCACCACGGTGCTGTGCTCCGTCAAGGACCAGGAGCAGGTCATCAAAGAGGTGCGCAGGGTGCTGAGGCCG GGAGGAGCATTTTGTTTCTGGGAGCATGTCATTGCTAAGCCTTCCACCTGGACCTACTTCTGGCAGCAGGTCTTTCATCCTCTCTGGTTCCTTCTGTTCGGTGGGTGCAACCTGACCCGGGAGAGCTGGAAGACCATAGAGCAAGCCGGCTTTTCTCAGCTGCAGCTGCAGCATGTGCAGACCTCACCGATCTTGGGGCTGGTGCGCCCCCACATCATCGGGTACGCAGTAAAATAG